One window of the Labilibaculum sp. genome contains the following:
- a CDS encoding tetratricopeptide repeat protein encodes MYKYWKFSTRILLVVLLLMVSKFNGFTQNFDFVKIKAEQGDANAQLELGCIYALGKGTLKDEKQAFYWCKKSAEQGHVDAQYMLAQSYALGKGTLKDEKQAFYWYQKSAEQGEVKAQFYLSQLFYRGKGTLKDDKKSFFWSQKSAEQGHVDAQYNLAHMYEFGIGVSIDYEQAFYWYQKSAEQDNSAAQCSLALMYCSGVGALENYKKAAYWARKSYENGYEEAKRLWEEFELWKY; translated from the coding sequence ATGTATAAATATTGGAAATTTAGTACCCGAATTCTACTTGTTGTATTGCTTCTTATGGTTTCAAAATTTAACGGTTTTACTCAAAATTTTGATTTTGTAAAAATAAAAGCTGAACAAGGTGATGCTAATGCTCAATTGGAACTGGGATGTATATATGCTTTGGGTAAAGGAACTTTAAAGGATGAAAAACAAGCTTTCTATTGGTGTAAGAAAAGTGCTGAACAAGGCCATGTGGATGCGCAATACATGCTGGCCCAATCTTATGCTTTGGGTAAAGGAACTTTAAAGGATGAAAAACAAGCTTTCTATTGGTATCAGAAAAGTGCTGAGCAAGGTGAAGTAAAAGCGCAATTTTATCTTTCTCAATTGTTTTACAGAGGAAAAGGAACTTTAAAGGATGATAAAAAATCTTTCTTTTGGTCCCAGAAAAGTGCTGAACAAGGCCATGTGGATGCGCAATACAATTTAGCCCATATGTATGAATTTGGAATAGGAGTTTCGATAGATTATGAACAAGCTTTCTATTGGTATCAGAAAAGTGCTGAACAAGATAATTCTGCGGCCCAATGTAGTTTGGCTCTTATGTATTGCTCAGGAGTTGGAGCTTTGGAAAATTACAAGAAAGCTGCTTATTGGGCAAGGAAATCTTATGAAAATGGTTATGAAGAAGCAAAGAGGCTTTGGGAAGAGTTTGAATTATGGAAATACTAA
- a CDS encoding glutamine--tRNA ligase/YqeY domain fusion protein: MDNKNVKEENVNESKSLNFIQQIIEEDLKNNVNDGRVHTRFPPEPNGYLHIGHAKSICLNFSLAQQYKGKCNLRFDDTNPVKEDTEYVNSIMDDIKWLGFQWDGEPLYTSDYFQQLYDWAVKLITDGKAYVDDQTAAQIAEQKKSPTEAGIESPYRNRSVEENLDLFERMKNGEFKDGEKVLRAKIDMTSSNMHMRDPLMYRIMHAHHHRTGDQWCIYPMYDYAHGESDYIEGITHSICTLEFEVHRPLYEWFVNNLTDTDYRPKQREFARLNLSYTVMSKRKLLELVKDNHVNGWDDPRMPTVSGLRRRGYTPASIRNFADIIGVAKRNNVIDVSLLEHCVREDLNKTAPRVMAVLNPVKLIITNYPENQEEFLSIENNPEDPESGNRDIPFSRELYIEREDFMEDAPKKFFRMTPGQEVRLKAAYIVMCEKAVKDADGNITEIHCTYDAKSKSGSGSEESKRKVKGTLHWVSAKHAAKAEVRIYDRLFNHEAPDSQKETDFKEFINPDSLQILSECYVEPSLKDAKAEDHFQFTRLGYFSVDKDSTAEKLVFNRTVSLKDSWTKTQKK, translated from the coding sequence ATGGATAACAAAAATGTAAAAGAAGAGAATGTTAACGAAAGCAAATCTCTTAATTTTATCCAGCAGATTATTGAAGAAGATCTGAAAAACAATGTGAATGATGGTAGAGTACACACCCGATTCCCTCCAGAACCAAACGGGTACTTACACATCGGACACGCTAAGTCGATATGCCTAAACTTTAGCCTTGCCCAACAATATAAGGGAAAATGTAATTTACGTTTCGACGATACTAATCCTGTTAAAGAAGACACTGAGTATGTAAATTCCATTATGGATGACATCAAATGGTTAGGATTTCAGTGGGATGGGGAGCCTTTGTATACTTCTGATTATTTTCAGCAATTGTATGATTGGGCAGTGAAGTTGATTACTGATGGCAAAGCCTATGTGGATGATCAGACAGCTGCGCAAATTGCTGAGCAGAAAAAATCACCAACCGAGGCAGGTATAGAAAGTCCTTATCGTAATCGAAGTGTTGAGGAAAACTTAGATTTATTCGAAAGAATGAAGAATGGTGAATTCAAGGATGGAGAAAAAGTTCTTCGTGCAAAAATCGACATGACTTCATCAAATATGCACATGCGCGATCCATTGATGTATCGTATCATGCATGCGCATCATCACCGCACAGGCGATCAATGGTGTATTTATCCAATGTATGATTATGCTCATGGCGAGTCGGATTATATAGAAGGAATTACACACTCTATCTGCACTTTAGAATTTGAAGTTCACCGTCCGCTATACGAATGGTTCGTGAATAATTTAACCGATACTGATTACCGCCCAAAACAGCGTGAATTTGCTCGTTTGAACTTAAGCTACACCGTAATGAGTAAGCGAAAGTTACTGGAATTGGTAAAAGATAATCACGTTAATGGATGGGATGATCCACGAATGCCTACTGTTTCAGGATTGCGTAGAAGAGGATATACTCCTGCTTCAATTCGTAATTTTGCGGATATAATTGGTGTTGCAAAACGAAACAATGTAATTGATGTTTCACTTTTAGAACATTGTGTTCGTGAGGATTTGAATAAAACTGCTCCACGTGTAATGGCTGTTTTGAATCCTGTAAAATTAATCATCACCAATTATCCCGAAAATCAGGAAGAATTTTTGAGTATCGAAAACAATCCTGAAGATCCGGAAAGCGGAAATCGTGATATTCCTTTTTCTCGTGAATTATATATCGAGAGGGAAGATTTTATGGAAGATGCTCCAAAGAAATTCTTCAGAATGACTCCGGGACAGGAAGTACGATTAAAGGCTGCTTACATTGTAATGTGCGAAAAAGCTGTTAAAGATGCTGATGGAAACATCACTGAAATTCACTGTACTTACGATGCAAAATCTAAGAGTGGTAGTGGATCAGAGGAAAGCAAACGCAAGGTAAAAGGAACACTTCATTGGGTTTCTGCCAAGCATGCTGCTAAAGCCGAAGTTCGTATCTACGATCGTCTTTTTAACCACGAAGCTCCTGATTCCCAAAAGGAAACGGACTTTAAAGAATTTATTAATCCTGATTCCTTACAAATTTTGAGCGAGTGTTACGTTGAACCAAGTTTAAAAGATGCTAAAGCTGAAGATCATTTTCAGTTTACCCGACTAGGCTATTTCTCTGTAGATAAAGATTCTACTGCAGAAAAATTAGTTTTCAACCGTACGGTTTCTTTAAAAGACTCATGGACTAAAACCCAAAAGAAATAA
- a CDS encoding HigA family addiction module antitoxin, whose product MKTIDELTPFIPTHAGEVLQDELIANNISIEEFAKLINIKKSQLNRIITGKEMINKKLANKFEKVLGIDSDYWLSLQNKYITDKINIARF is encoded by the coding sequence ATGAAAACAATTGATGAACTAACACCATTTATTCCAACGCATGCGGGTGAAGTACTACAGGATGAATTGATAGCTAATAATATTTCAATCGAGGAATTCGCAAAGCTTATTAATATTAAAAAGTCCCAACTTAATAGAATTATAACAGGAAAAGAGATGATTAATAAAAAATTAGCCAACAAGTTTGAGAAAGTGTTAGGCATTGATTCTGATTACTGGCTAAGCTTACAAAATAAATATATAACAGACAAAATAAATATTGCGAGATTTTAA
- a CDS encoding TIR domain-containing protein — protein MNMKKCLDLEYDVVLSFAGEDRGYVEKTASFLRRSGIKVFYDLYEDVDLWGKDLYQHLDDVYQNKAKYAVIFISEHYKRKLWTNHELKSAQARAFSESEEYVLPARFDDTEIPGIRKTIGYVSLIDLPPIDLAKKIIKKLGDVEPEKFLPDDIVYIKELFDSLFEDFDEEEIESLVLYVFSKLKLTTDKERQFLTGLMMYSCRHDITEDLHEDISLFERITGFTREEIIDILKSLSNLGFEYKIDKSGSECFENGDEKVYEQLSVKMISREPELVLDNVTMVLVFMYSGAMNGKCDICCKNTLQRLDFSDLKDKLDKEDLEFFQKCIPSFEDDE, from the coding sequence ATGAACATGAAAAAATGCCTTGATTTAGAATATGATGTAGTGCTATCCTTTGCTGGAGAGGATAGAGGTTATGTAGAGAAAACGGCAAGCTTTCTGAGACGCTCTGGAATAAAGGTTTTTTATGATTTATATGAGGATGTTGACTTATGGGGTAAAGACTTATATCAACATCTTGATGATGTATATCAGAATAAAGCAAAATATGCTGTTATTTTTATTTCCGAGCATTATAAAAGAAAATTATGGACAAATCATGAATTAAAAAGTGCACAAGCAAGAGCATTTTCTGAAAGTGAGGAATATGTTTTGCCAGCGAGATTTGATGATACAGAAATACCAGGAATACGAAAAACAATTGGTTATGTTTCATTGATTGATTTGCCACCAATTGATTTAGCTAAAAAAATAATTAAAAAACTTGGTGATGTTGAGCCAGAAAAATTTCTCCCAGATGATATTGTTTATATTAAAGAGTTGTTCGATTCTTTATTTGAAGATTTTGATGAAGAAGAAATTGAGAGTTTAGTTCTTTATGTTTTTAGTAAGCTAAAACTAACTACTGATAAAGAACGACAATTCTTAACGGGATTAATGATGTATTCATGTCGTCATGATATAACCGAAGATCTACATGAAGATATTTCTCTTTTTGAAAGGATTACAGGTTTTACGAGAGAAGAGATAATTGATATTTTGAAAAGCTTGTCCAATCTAGGATTTGAATATAAAATTGATAAATCGGGAAGCGAATGTTTTGAGAATGGAGATGAAAAAGTCTATGAGCAATTAAGTGTTAAAATGATTTCTCGAGAACCAGAATTAGTACTAGATAATGTAACTATGGTACTTGTATTTATGTATTCTGGAGCAATGAATGGTAAATGTGATATTTGTTGTAAAAACACTTTACAAAGACTTGATTTCTCAGATTTGAAAGATAAGCTTGATAAAGAAGATTTGGAATTTTTCCAAAAATGCATTCCAAGTTTTGAAGATGATGAATAA
- a CDS encoding recombinase family protein: protein MRVYGYLRASTKDQDANRAKSTLIDFAGNLQIRISGWFVENESGAKLNRPELFRLLEMAEPDDAILIEQIDRITRLSESDWQKLKSIIINNKLKIISMDLPTSYNFAKSTDEFQKRILDAINSMMLDILAATARKDYVDRRRRQSEGVQKAKSLGKYKGRPEDIELQGKIESLLIDGKSYNYIQNMLGCSRHTISKVSKKVSAIDKRREFL, encoded by the coding sequence ATGAGAGTATATGGATATTTAAGAGCATCGACCAAAGATCAGGATGCAAATAGAGCTAAAAGCACATTAATTGATTTTGCAGGGAATTTGCAAATAAGAATTTCAGGTTGGTTTGTAGAAAATGAATCAGGTGCAAAATTGAACCGTCCTGAATTATTTCGATTGTTAGAAATGGCAGAGCCGGACGATGCAATTTTGATTGAACAGATAGATAGGATAACAAGATTGTCTGAAAGCGACTGGCAAAAGTTAAAAAGTATCATCATTAACAACAAGCTAAAAATAATATCAATGGATTTGCCTACCAGTTACAATTTTGCCAAATCTACAGATGAATTTCAGAAACGAATACTTGATGCCATTAATTCTATGATGCTGGATATATTGGCTGCTACGGCTCGGAAGGATTATGTGGATAGGAGGCGCAGACAATCCGAAGGTGTACAAAAGGCAAAATCATTAGGTAAATATAAAGGTCGCCCCGAAGATATTGAGCTTCAAGGAAAAATTGAGAGTTTGCTCATTGATGGCAAAAGCTACAATTATATTCAGAACATGCTTGGATGTTCCCGACATACCATTTCAAAGGTTAGTAAAAAAGTAAGCGCAATTGATAAGAGAAGAGAGTTTTTATAA
- a CDS encoding helix-turn-helix domain-containing protein codes for MTEKILQVSEMSSADILKQFMAMNQKLSELARYVKPNNSATLLSPKEVMDWLSISPPTLNEWAKKGILNRYKLGNRAFYKKEEIMANLDGTKYADKL; via the coding sequence ATGACCGAAAAAATATTACAAGTATCAGAAATGAGTTCAGCCGATATCCTTAAACAGTTTATGGCTATGAATCAAAAATTATCAGAATTGGCACGGTATGTTAAGCCTAACAATTCAGCTACATTATTAAGTCCAAAAGAAGTAATGGACTGGTTGAGTATTTCCCCTCCTACTTTAAATGAATGGGCTAAGAAAGGCATTCTGAACCGTTATAAACTTGGAAATAGAGCCTTTTATAAAAAAGAGGAAATCATGGCAAATCTTGACGGTACAAAATACGCTGACAAGCTATAA
- the folB gene encoding dihydroneopterin aldolase, which translates to MGIIELEGMEFYAYHGCFKEEQIVGNKFTVYVRMEYNAEKAVKSDSIDDALNYQRAYEMIKEQLQIKSHLLEHVGERILDVLYKNFPELEHATVKVSKMNPPMGGQIEKVSLTLSR; encoded by the coding sequence ATGGGAATTATTGAATTAGAAGGCATGGAATTTTACGCCTATCATGGCTGTTTTAAGGAAGAGCAAATTGTTGGGAATAAATTTACCGTTTATGTTCGCATGGAATATAATGCTGAAAAGGCGGTGAAATCTGATTCTATAGACGATGCTCTGAATTATCAGCGTGCGTATGAAATGATAAAGGAACAACTGCAAATAAAATCTCATTTGCTTGAACATGTTGGGGAGAGAATTTTAGATGTTTTGTATAAAAATTTCCCCGAATTGGAGCATGCAACAGTAAAAGTATCTAAAATGAACCCTCCAATGGGTGGACAAATAGAAAAAGTGAGCTTAACTTTGTCTCGTTAA
- a CDS encoding helix-turn-helix transcriptional regulator, giving the protein MTVCERIKKVRIEEKLSQNEFAERLNVSRSTLMLIEQGKREVNTKVLEALKSEFNISADWVLFGSDVGVSNDSEELILRRMRELSMLTPCLTHFMPFIESLENFAQKDSKTYERIKAIRTGMDKISETTELINNIKTKTEYSLFDKTGLKLSRIIDLQLWEVLKKVQELTRYINISDADTLQSLVPIYYDNIENYLGGLEQQINNFLKQQDKAKE; this is encoded by the coding sequence ATGACTGTATGTGAGCGCATTAAGAAAGTTAGAATTGAAGAAAAATTATCTCAAAATGAGTTTGCGGAAAGGTTAAATGTATCTCGATCAACTCTAATGTTAATTGAACAGGGAAAAAGAGAGGTTAATACAAAAGTACTTGAAGCTCTAAAAAGTGAATTTAATATTTCAGCTGATTGGGTGTTGTTTGGTTCCGATGTAGGTGTGAGTAATGATAGTGAAGAGCTGATTTTAAGAAGAATGCGTGAACTTTCAATGCTAACTCCTTGCTTAACACACTTTATGCCGTTTATAGAATCTTTGGAAAATTTTGCTCAAAAAGATAGTAAAACCTATGAGCGTATTAAGGCTATACGTACAGGCATGGATAAAATATCAGAAACTACCGAGCTAATTAATAATATTAAAACTAAAACGGAATATAGTTTGTTTGATAAAACTGGATTGAAGTTGTCTAGAATTATTGACCTCCAACTATGGGAGGTATTAAAAAAAGTACAAGAATTGACTAGGTATATTAATATATCAGATGCTGATACTTTACAGTCACTTGTGCCAATATATTACGACAATATAGAAAACTATTTAGGAGGATTGGAACAGCAAATAAACAACTTCCTAAAGCAACAGGATAAAGCAAAAGAATAA
- a CDS encoding DUF4276 family protein, which yields MSRLVFIVEGHTEILLVNKVIMPYLQKLGHTVAYNCQTITTNRKQFKKGGVSSYGKYRKEVQNTLSQGNVIVTTLVDYYKLPTDFPAYSEDSKRIDDIETAIHNDFNKNPNFIPYIQRHEVESLMFSSMKGFDFVMDEQDQLNKAQQIIDTYPNPEDINNSPETAPSKRLMKIYNYDKTGDGEMIFETVGIEAMLEKCPRFSNWIQTIIKTLENNYNL from the coding sequence ATGAGTAGACTGGTATTTATTGTAGAGGGGCATACTGAAATTCTGTTAGTCAATAAGGTTATCATGCCTTATTTGCAAAAATTGGGACATACTGTAGCTTACAATTGTCAAACAATAACCACGAACCGGAAACAGTTCAAAAAGGGAGGCGTTAGCAGTTATGGAAAATATAGAAAAGAGGTTCAAAACACATTATCACAAGGAAATGTTATAGTGACTACATTAGTTGATTATTATAAGCTACCAACTGATTTTCCTGCTTATTCTGAAGACTCAAAACGTATTGATGATATCGAAACAGCAATTCACAATGATTTTAATAAAAACCCAAATTTCATTCCTTACATACAAAGACATGAGGTTGAAAGTCTGATGTTTTCAAGTATGAAGGGGTTTGACTTTGTAATGGACGAACAGGATCAGCTCAACAAAGCACAACAAATAATTGATACATATCCAAACCCAGAAGATATTAATAACTCGCCAGAGACAGCACCATCAAAAAGATTGATGAAAATATATAATTACGACAAAACTGGTGATGGAGAAATGATTTTTGAAACTGTGGGAATAGAGGCAATGCTTGAAAAATGTCCTCGATTTTCTAATTGGATACAAACAATTATTAAAACTCTTGAAAATAATTACAACCTATAA
- a CDS encoding AAA family ATPase, with protein MITRLKLEGYKSIKELDIRLESINILLGSNGVGKSNFISLFSLLRNIYQRNFQNYVEIKGGSDSLLHFGKKHTQSINIDIYFGKNNIDMNRFVVNLESTQNDLIIKSIDTAFKPEINWHPHNYELNVRESNFANIRKGQAWYVNDYLQEFDVYHFHDTGDQSPMKGKCNIDENFRLKSDGSNIAAFLYYLQKKHPKNFKRIEMTIRSIAPFFDRFDLQPSRLNEQIIQLEWKELGFPDAYFNAYHLSDGTLRFICLATLLMQPQPPKTIIIDEPELGLHPVAVNKLASLVRKVSKTSQVIVSTQSINFIDNFKPENIIVTDRKDSSSTFRRLNSDELDTWLKEYTLSDIWGKNVFGAQPYNM; from the coding sequence ATGATCACAAGATTAAAATTAGAAGGATACAAATCTATAAAGGAACTTGATATCCGATTAGAATCCATAAATATCCTATTGGGTAGCAATGGAGTTGGTAAGAGTAATTTTATATCCTTGTTTTCTTTATTAAGAAATATTTACCAACGAAATTTTCAGAATTATGTTGAAATAAAAGGAGGTTCGGATAGTTTATTGCATTTTGGAAAAAAACATACCCAAAGTATTAATATTGATATTTATTTTGGAAAAAATAATATTGATATGAATAGATTTGTTGTAAATCTAGAAAGTACACAAAACGATTTAATTATCAAATCTATTGATACTGCATTTAAGCCAGAAATCAATTGGCATCCGCACAATTATGAACTAAATGTTCGTGAATCAAATTTTGCGAATATCAGAAAAGGTCAAGCTTGGTACGTCAATGATTATTTACAGGAATTTGATGTTTATCACTTCCATGATACAGGCGACCAATCTCCTATGAAAGGCAAATGTAATATTGATGAGAACTTCAGGTTGAAGAGCGATGGTTCTAATATTGCAGCTTTTCTTTATTATTTACAGAAAAAACACCCCAAGAATTTTAAGAGAATAGAGATGACTATCCGATCAATAGCGCCATTTTTTGATCGTTTTGATCTACAACCTTCCCGATTAAATGAGCAAATCATTCAATTGGAATGGAAAGAATTAGGCTTTCCCGATGCCTATTTTAATGCTTATCATTTATCGGATGGTACTCTGCGGTTTATTTGTTTGGCCACGCTTCTAATGCAACCACAACCACCTAAAACAATTATTATTGATGAGCCTGAATTAGGTCTACATCCTGTTGCAGTTAATAAGTTAGCTTCTTTAGTACGAAAAGTCTCAAAAACAAGTCAGGTAATTGTCTCTACACAGTCAATTAATTTCATTGATAATTTCAAGCCTGAAAATATCATCGTAACCGATAGAAAGGACAGTAGCTCAACTTTCAGAAGGCTAAATTCAGATGAATTGGATACTTGGTTGAAGGAATACACGTTAAGTGATATCTGGGGAAAGAACGTATTCGGAGCACAACCCTATAACATGTAA
- a CDS encoding IS110 family transposase, with translation MARKKKIEMEIINTNAAGIDIGSRSHFVAVGQSLEDVKEFGVYAEDLIELCEWLLSYGITSVAMESTGDYWQNLYVELQKHGLEVILCNGKFTKNAKGKKTDVKDSRWIQKLHSLGLLTSSFLPDEMTEILRTYCRQRTNWLDLAASASRKMQKYLKFLNFRLDVVVNDICGLTGMKIIEDICNGNLDPYSLAEHRHYNCRKPKEEIAKALHGNNREDFLFGLKQEYESYKFFQRKIKACDIEIEKLVRKEIKKNPEKLKLKTTEKPYKRINKNAIDIKNFNQVAYQYFGGVDLMAIEGVSHATVMAIMSEIGIDGFKKFKTSKEFCSWLRLAPNNKISGGKILSNRIPKGSNRLKIALRHSANAIGNLKDTHMSDFFKRIAYRKGRQSAVSATARKLAVIIWTMITQKVPYQPPTDYLFLDQKRKLKLVSRIKKNIIKFDIKPEDVGFCNLPNLSAEF, from the coding sequence ATGGCAAGGAAAAAGAAAATTGAAATGGAGATTATCAATACCAATGCAGCAGGTATTGATATTGGCAGTAGATCACATTTTGTAGCAGTAGGTCAATCCTTGGAAGATGTAAAAGAATTTGGGGTATATGCAGAAGATTTGATTGAATTATGCGAATGGCTGTTATCTTATGGAATCACTTCTGTAGCTATGGAATCAACAGGAGATTACTGGCAAAACTTATATGTCGAGTTACAAAAGCATGGTTTAGAAGTGATTTTGTGTAATGGAAAATTTACAAAAAATGCAAAAGGGAAAAAGACAGATGTCAAAGATAGTCGCTGGATTCAAAAGCTTCATTCTTTAGGCTTATTGACTAGCAGCTTTTTGCCGGATGAGATGACAGAGATATTACGTACATATTGTCGACAGCGAACTAATTGGTTAGACTTAGCTGCAAGTGCATCGCGGAAAATGCAGAAGTATTTGAAATTTTTAAACTTTCGATTAGATGTAGTAGTAAATGATATTTGTGGGCTTACAGGAATGAAAATAATAGAAGACATCTGTAATGGAAATCTTGATCCATATTCATTAGCAGAGCATCGGCATTATAATTGTAGAAAACCCAAAGAAGAAATAGCCAAAGCATTACACGGAAATAACAGAGAAGATTTCTTATTTGGGTTGAAACAAGAATATGAAAGCTATAAATTCTTTCAACGAAAAATAAAGGCTTGTGATATAGAAATTGAGAAGCTTGTACGGAAAGAAATAAAGAAAAATCCTGAAAAGCTAAAGCTTAAAACAACAGAGAAGCCTTATAAAAGAATCAATAAAAATGCTATTGATATCAAAAATTTCAACCAAGTAGCTTATCAATACTTCGGAGGAGTTGATTTAATGGCAATCGAAGGTGTTAGTCATGCAACAGTAATGGCAATAATGAGTGAAATAGGAATTGATGGATTTAAGAAATTTAAGACATCAAAAGAATTCTGCTCATGGTTGCGATTAGCTCCCAATAATAAAATATCAGGTGGTAAAATATTGAGTAATCGAATACCCAAAGGGAGTAATAGATTAAAGATTGCTCTACGCCATTCAGCCAATGCTATTGGCAATTTAAAAGATACGCATATGTCTGACTTTTTTAAACGGATTGCCTATCGAAAAGGTCGGCAGTCAGCAGTAAGTGCGACAGCAAGAAAGTTGGCAGTAATAATATGGACAATGATTACTCAAAAGGTGCCCTATCAACCACCCACAGATTATCTGTTTTTAGACCAAAAGAGAAAATTAAAGCTTGTTTCAAGAATAAAGAAAAATATTATTAAATTTGACATAAAACCAGAAGACGTTGGGTTTTGCAACTTGCCTAATTTGAGTGCAGAATTTTGA
- a CDS encoding helix-turn-helix domain-containing protein — MQNKIKLKELEKTLPRGAKAKISKKCKISRTTVTQFFKGSKIPSNETVRKILIATQNIIEEYRKESNDINMMIDKMKL; from the coding sequence ATGCAAAATAAAATAAAATTAAAAGAACTTGAGAAAACGCTACCAAGAGGAGCAAAAGCTAAGATTTCAAAAAAATGCAAAATCTCAAGAACCACTGTAACACAGTTTTTTAAGGGGAGCAAGATACCATCAAACGAAACCGTTCGTAAAATTCTCATTGCAACCCAAAATATTATTGAAGAATACCGAAAAGAATCAAATGACATTAATATGATGATCGACAAAATGAAACTTTAA
- a CDS encoding Fic family protein has translation MIEQPPTFKQSANAMNLMIELQNNGLLKNIQDSYLYWDKVKYKSKDYEPEKLWNAVKLHRLINSTSVRFGGYKFSFMLTDFIQRSLHRFDMHFGGTLSSNIGIAETDKEKFIISSLIEEAISSSQIEGANTTRKKAKEMIQKDQKPKSKDELMILNNFVTMQEIAECKMEEITPEKILFIHRLISNNTLDNKTDEGKFRENNDIFVVNTASSETVHTPPDFTEIPDLMNDLCSFFNHDTDDFIHPIIKGCIIHFMLAWIHPFADGNGRTSRALFYWYMLKKGYWMTEYLSISRIIKGSKNQYEKAFLYTESDGNDLSYFITYHIRTMEKAIDALKIYINRKQKEVSQASKFLKIPSVNDRMAQILKIIYDDSDRVLNTKEIESRFSISNYTARADLRNLVELGFLEIIQVNKKKQNFIKSTSFDKIMKTHNL, from the coding sequence ATGATTGAGCAACCTCCAACATTTAAGCAAAGTGCTAATGCAATGAATCTAATGATTGAATTGCAAAATAATGGGTTATTAAAAAACATTCAGGATAGCTATTTGTATTGGGATAAAGTCAAGTATAAATCTAAAGATTATGAGCCTGAAAAATTATGGAATGCTGTGAAGCTTCATAGATTAATTAACAGCACTTCAGTTAGATTTGGAGGGTATAAGTTTTCTTTTATGCTAACTGATTTTATACAAAGAAGCTTGCATCGTTTTGATATGCATTTTGGCGGTACTTTGAGTAGTAATATCGGGATTGCCGAAACAGACAAGGAAAAATTTATTATTAGCTCATTAATAGAGGAAGCAATTTCAAGTAGTCAAATAGAGGGGGCTAATACTACTCGGAAAAAGGCGAAAGAAATGATCCAAAAGGATCAAAAACCTAAAAGTAAAGATGAACTAATGATTCTGAACAATTTTGTTACAATGCAAGAAATAGCGGAGTGCAAGATGGAAGAAATTACACCTGAAAAAATACTTTTTATCCATCGTTTGATATCTAATAACACTTTAGATAATAAGACGGACGAGGGTAAGTTTAGGGAAAATAACGATATTTTTGTAGTTAATACTGCAAGTAGTGAGACGGTACACACTCCACCTGATTTTACTGAAATTCCTGATTTGATGAATGATCTTTGTTCATTCTTTAATCATGATACAGATGATTTTATTCACCCAATTATTAAAGGTTGTATTATTCATTTTATGTTAGCATGGATTCATCCCTTTGCTGATGGTAACGGTAGAACATCAAGGGCTTTATTTTACTGGTATATGCTGAAAAAAGGCTACTGGATGACAGAATATTTGTCAATTTCACGGATAATTAAGGGGTCGAAAAACCAGTATGAAAAAGCTTTTCTTTATACAGAGTCAGACGGAAATGATTTGAGTTATTTTATAACATACCACATAAGGACTATGGAAAAAGCCATAGATGCTTTAAAAATATACATTAACCGAAAGCAAAAAGAGGTCTCCCAAGCTTCGAAATTTTTAAAAATACCGTCTGTTAATGATAGAATGGCTCAAATATTGAAAATCATTTATGATGATTCAGATAGAGTTCTTAATACTAAGGAAATAGAATCGAGATTTAGTATTTCCAATTACACGGCTAGGGCTGACCTAAGAAATCTTGTTGAATTAGGGTTTCTTGAGATTATTCAAGTCAATAAAAAGAAGCAAAACTTTATAAAGTCAACAAGCTTTGACAAAATAATGAAAACTCATAATTTATAA